Proteins from one Sulfurovum sp. TSL1 genomic window:
- a CDS encoding EAL domain-containing protein yields the protein MPSFSPQSNYPNNSVQKGWIVGIFIFFIFAIVLGTLIWHFEKIRIQQMKDRIENIANENISNLHKNIDQILALSYPLSTMVQEDGNIDNFKFSAEELLEYFPLISEIALAPHGIIEHIVPLSGNEKALGLNLLNDPKQKEEALLAHKTGKIILAGPLQLVQGREALVSRFPIYRGTENRFWGFIFIAIRFPDIIDVTFMDKLKEEGYQYVLSRININTGKEQIIAASGTDKLKQPVEQTIDIPNGQWTLRIAPINGWHNQWLLTIEIVLGILLSILLGYIAKQYTELRNYRNSLETLVQKRTSEILATKSQLRMLLNTIPDLIWLKDSDGVFLFCNPTFERFFGAKEEEIVGRTDYDFVNKELADFFREKDRLVMTTNKTSMNEEYLEFADGSYEGLFETLKSPMFDETGKLIGVLGIARDITRRHNNELHINHLTQLYTALSECNHAIVHAITPNELFSKICKSAVVQGGMDMAWIGLIDPKSKYIYSVASYGDEKNYLEGIEISTREDVFSGKGPTGTAVRENRPYWCQDFMGDPATAPWHDRGSEMGWKSSAALPISLYDNVIGVFTIYSKTLNAFDSLSQQLLIEMSSDISFAMENFDRETKRKAAEDNLIQTERLLEEMSSMAHVGGWEFDLKSGMGHWTKEIALIHDLDPNIAVTVDIGLSVYKGEWLQKIQTALDDAIHKGISYDLILKMETAKGNEKWVHTIGSPVIQDGEVIMVRGSMQDITTQRTAEEKVQWLANFDSLTGLPNRILLKDRVQYAINIAYRTKKPIALLFVNLDHFKNINDSLGHDIGDTLLLQVSKRIQSVLREEDTLSRHGGDEFIIVLPDIDADGAAHVAEKLIHIISQSYTIEKFEVSITPSIGIGLYPTDGSTVESLIKSSDAAMQRAKHDGRNCYRFFTLQMQANSSRKIELENALKQALQHNEFEIYYQPQISMDTGDLIGAEALLRWKHPVLGVISPTEFIPIAEQSGQIVMIGEWVLRNALGQLKRWITEGIPPFMMAINLSAIQFRHPQLVSMIVGILEELQLPAEYLLLELTESITMEDPSYAIDLINELYDHGIRMSIDDFGTGYSSLIYLKQFRVYKLKIDQSFIHDIIENSEDRTLVNTIINMAHNLNLTTIAEGVETAEQLAILRKIGCDEIQGYYFSKALSSMEFEQFVRRDV from the coding sequence ATGCCATCTTTTTCTCCTCAATCGAACTATCCAAATAATTCTGTGCAAAAAGGATGGATTGTAGGCATATTTATTTTTTTCATTTTTGCTATTGTCTTAGGAACCCTTATTTGGCATTTTGAAAAAATACGTATTCAGCAGATGAAGGATAGAATAGAAAATATTGCCAATGAAAATATTTCCAATTTACACAAAAATATCGATCAGATCCTGGCATTGAGTTATCCACTCTCAACAATGGTTCAAGAAGATGGTAATATTGACAATTTTAAATTTTCCGCAGAAGAACTTCTAGAATATTTCCCACTTATCTCCGAGATAGCATTGGCGCCTCATGGTATTATCGAACATATAGTTCCGCTGTCAGGCAATGAAAAAGCTCTGGGATTAAATCTTCTCAATGATCCAAAACAGAAAGAAGAAGCTCTATTGGCACATAAAACCGGGAAAATAATTCTCGCGGGACCGCTGCAGCTTGTTCAGGGAAGAGAAGCACTGGTAAGCCGTTTTCCAATTTACAGAGGAACAGAAAATAGGTTTTGGGGATTTATATTCATTGCCATCCGATTTCCCGATATTATTGATGTAACTTTTATGGATAAGCTAAAAGAAGAAGGGTATCAGTATGTACTTAGCCGCATAAATATCAATACCGGAAAAGAACAAATCATTGCTGCATCAGGTACAGATAAACTGAAACAGCCTGTGGAACAGACTATTGATATTCCAAACGGGCAATGGACACTTCGTATTGCCCCGATCAATGGCTGGCATAATCAATGGCTTTTAACAATTGAAATAGTGCTGGGCATCCTTCTCAGTATACTGCTGGGATACATCGCTAAACAATACACCGAACTCAGAAACTACAGAAATTCTCTTGAAACACTTGTCCAAAAACGCACCTCCGAGATTTTGGCGACCAAAAGTCAGCTTCGTATGTTGCTCAACACTATCCCCGATTTGATCTGGCTGAAGGATAGTGATGGTGTCTTCTTGTTTTGTAATCCGACATTTGAACGTTTTTTTGGCGCAAAAGAAGAAGAAATCGTCGGCAGAACAGATTACGATTTTGTCAATAAAGAGCTGGCTGATTTTTTCCGTGAAAAAGACCGTTTGGTTATGACTACAAACAAAACCAGTATGAATGAAGAATATTTAGAATTTGCAGACGGCAGCTATGAAGGACTTTTTGAAACGCTTAAAAGTCCTATGTTTGATGAGACAGGTAAACTTATTGGTGTATTAGGTATAGCCCGTGACATTACACGGCGCCACAACAATGAACTACATATCAATCACCTCACTCAATTATACACTGCGCTGAGTGAATGCAATCATGCTATTGTCCATGCTATTACTCCAAATGAGCTCTTTTCAAAAATTTGTAAAAGTGCCGTTGTTCAAGGCGGCATGGATATGGCATGGATCGGACTGATTGATCCGAAAAGCAAATATATTTATTCTGTTGCATCATATGGGGATGAAAAAAATTATCTTGAGGGGATTGAAATTTCTACACGAGAAGATGTTTTTTCTGGAAAAGGTCCCACCGGTACTGCAGTCCGTGAAAATCGTCCCTATTGGTGTCAGGATTTCATGGGTGACCCTGCTACGGCCCCCTGGCATGATCGTGGCAGTGAAATGGGATGGAAATCTTCCGCCGCACTCCCTATTTCTTTGTATGACAATGTAATCGGTGTATTTACGATCTATTCGAAAACTCTCAATGCTTTTGACTCTTTGAGTCAACAATTGCTTATAGAAATGAGCAGTGACATTAGCTTTGCGATGGAAAATTTTGATCGTGAAACCAAGCGGAAAGCAGCAGAAGACAATCTCATCCAAACAGAGAGACTCCTTGAAGAGATGAGTTCGATGGCGCACGTCGGCGGATGGGAATTTGACCTCAAAAGCGGTATGGGACATTGGACAAAAGAGATCGCATTGATCCACGATCTAGATCCGAACATTGCTGTCACAGTGGACATAGGTTTGAGCGTCTATAAAGGTGAATGGCTTCAAAAAATACAAACTGCACTGGATGATGCGATTCATAAAGGAATATCTTATGATTTAATTCTTAAAATGGAGACAGCAAAGGGAAATGAAAAATGGGTTCATACTATTGGTTCACCGGTAATTCAAGATGGTGAAGTGATTATGGTTCGCGGTTCAATGCAGGATATAACAACTCAAAGAACAGCCGAAGAAAAAGTACAATGGCTCGCTAATTTTGATTCCCTTACGGGATTACCGAATCGTATTTTACTCAAAGATAGAGTCCAATACGCTATCAATATCGCATATCGTACCAAAAAACCTATAGCATTACTCTTTGTAAATCTGGATCATTTTAAAAATATTAATGACTCTTTGGGACATGATATTGGTGATACTTTACTCCTTCAGGTCTCAAAACGGATACAGTCTGTGCTTCGTGAAGAAGATACACTTTCTCGTCATGGAGGAGATGAATTTATTATCGTTCTTCCCGATATTGATGCAGACGGAGCAGCACATGTCGCCGAAAAATTGATTCATATCATCTCACAATCTTACACTATAGAAAAATTTGAAGTATCCATTACGCCTTCGATCGGGATCGGTCTTTATCCGACTGATGGTAGTACTGTTGAATCATTGATTAAATCTTCCGATGCCGCAATGCAGCGTGCAAAACATGATGGCCGCAACTGCTACCGTTTTTTTACTTTGCAAATGCAAGCCAACTCTAGCAGAAAAATTGAACTCGAAAATGCGCTTAAGCAGGCTTTACAACATAATGAATTCGAGATTTACTATCAACCTCAAATCTCTATGGATACAGGAGATCTTATCGGTGCAGAAGCTCTTCTTCGCTGGAAACATCCTGTACTGGGGGTGATATCTCCCACAGAATTTATACCTATAGCAGAACAGAGTGGACAAATCGTAATGATCGGTGAATGGGTACTTCGTAATGCACTTGGACAATTAAAAAGATGGATTACAGAAGGAATCCCTCCCTTTATGATGGCTATCAATCTTTCCGCTATCCAGTTTCGGCATCCTCAATTAGTTTCAATGATTGTTGGTATCCTTGAGGAACTGCAACTCCCCGCAGAATATCTCTTGCTCGAACTTACTGAAAGTATTACTATGGAAGATCCTTCTTATGCAATTGATCTGATAAACGAGCTGTATGATCATGGAATACGAATGTCAATAGACGATTTCGGAACGGGGTACTCTTCCCTTATATACCTCAAACAGTTTCGGGTTTATAAACTCAAAATAGATCAATCCTTTATCCATGATATTATTGAAAATTCGGAAGACAGGACACTTGTAAATACGATTATTAATATGGCACATAATTTAAATTTGACAACTATCGCAGAAGGGGTAGAAACCGCGGAACAGCTTGCTATTCTCCGTAAAATAGGATGTGACGAAATTCAGGGGTATTATTTTAGTAAAGCACTTTCATCAATGGAGTTCGAACAGTTTGTACGCCGAGATGTTTGA
- a CDS encoding transposase produces the protein MTVKNKYVKSSHISERKFRESVKYFSEDLNATQILNLIKISRPTTNKYLKAFDADSIIHYDGWCGYHGLVDLGYDKYFRVHHGANKFVRGKSHFNGIESFWSYAKIRLAKFRGLDKKSFILHLKECEVRFNHRGEDLYKFLLKIFRKESLKLS, from the coding sequence ATGACCGTCAAGAATAAGTATGTAAAAAGTTCGCACATTTCTGAAAGGAAATTTAGAGAGAGTGTAAAGTATTTTTCAGAGGACTTGAATGCGACACAAATTTTAAATCTAATAAAGATAAGCAGACCTACAACTAACAAGTATTTAAAAGCTTTTGACGCAGATAGCATCATTCATTATGATGGCTGGTGTGGTTATCATGGATTAGTTGATCTTGGATATGATAAGTACTTCCGTGTTCATCATGGAGCCAATAAGTTTGTCCGAGGCAAATCTCATTTCAATGGTATTGAGTCTTTCTGGAGTTATGCTAAAATAAGGTTAGCCAAATTTAGAGGACTTGATAAAAAGAGTTTTATTTTACATCTCAAAGAGTGTGAAGTCAGGTTTAATCATAGAGGTGAAGATCTATACAAATTCTTGTTAAAAATTTTCAGAAAAGAGTCTCTAAAGTTATCTTGA
- a CDS encoding YidB family protein: protein MELTDLFKVAASMIQNNGDVATSGLDADDITNALNNLVGNGQGGLDLVKFVGGLSQNGLGEIVGSWLGNGENKTISTEQITTLLGSDKIAAFALELGISQECAANALAEAVPQVVDQATRGEGTIMDEMLANAGGPNGAMGMLGKMFR, encoded by the coding sequence ATGGAATTGACAGATTTATTTAAAGTAGCCGCTTCTATGATACAAAACAATGGAGATGTTGCGACATCAGGACTTGATGCAGATGATATCACCAATGCGCTAAATAATCTTGTAGGAAATGGTCAGGGCGGACTTGACCTTGTGAAATTTGTAGGCGGATTGTCTCAAAATGGTTTGGGTGAGATCGTGGGGTCATGGTTAGGCAACGGTGAAAACAAAACCATTTCCACAGAGCAGATCACGACACTTCTGGGTTCTGATAAAATTGCTGCTTTTGCTTTAGAGCTTGGAATCTCTCAAGAGTGTGCAGCGAATGCTTTAGCTGAGGCAGTACCTCAGGTTGTAGATCAGGCAACCAGAGGAGAAGGTACGATCATGGATGAAATGCTTGCCAATGCAGGTGGACCTAATGGTGCTATGGGTATGCTTGGAAAGATGTTCAGATAA
- a CDS encoding endonuclease/exonuclease/phosphatase family protein — MRYLLLFLLPLFVFSKPFKVASYNVENLFDAEYVGTEYDDYTVKHNWTQRMVDIKLNHAAEVICDLDADILGLQEVENGHILQQLMTRLKRVGCPYGYSAITHKKNAPIQVALLSRYPIRKQSEIEVSVAAGVRNILEVEADIKGKPLTLFVNHWKSKAYRGYESKRIKYAKALQSRIIKMPETKEYIILGDFNSDYNAYLTLENKINDTHGKTAFNDVLKTKIGDYLVEEEEMLKADKGVHYTLWKELPVDQRWSHKFYGKKSSLDQIVLPKQMFDGQGIDYVNNSFKVFKRSYLFTRRGYINTWDYKNGKHRGKGYSDHLPVYAYFDTKPYVAEKKKRGEKKVERKSIEDLYNIEALDGKIKLENVVVVLKRGRNAVVKQRMNGRGIYLYGCADRLEEGQRYDLLVEGIKTYHGLKEITHAYRVKDKGAVESENYMLRGNAFISNRIPQNEVLKEISGIYKNNFLYFNDTKVPLYFKKKKHTPANGSRLKIHYAHLGYYKKLQVVIYSKKDFEVLE, encoded by the coding sequence GTGCGATATTTACTTTTATTTTTACTGCCTTTATTTGTCTTTTCCAAACCTTTTAAAGTAGCAAGCTATAATGTAGAAAACCTTTTTGATGCGGAGTATGTCGGTACGGAGTATGATGACTACACGGTAAAACATAATTGGACACAACGTATGGTGGACATCAAACTGAACCATGCGGCTGAGGTCATCTGTGATCTTGATGCAGATATCCTGGGACTTCAAGAAGTAGAGAACGGTCATATCCTGCAACAACTGATGACCCGACTGAAGAGAGTGGGGTGTCCTTATGGATACTCTGCCATCACCCATAAAAAGAATGCACCTATTCAGGTCGCACTCTTGTCTCGTTACCCTATAAGAAAACAAAGTGAGATAGAGGTGAGCGTGGCTGCAGGTGTAAGAAATATCTTGGAAGTGGAGGCAGATATAAAAGGGAAACCCCTGACATTGTTTGTGAACCATTGGAAATCCAAGGCCTATAGGGGATATGAGAGCAAACGTATCAAGTATGCCAAGGCTCTGCAGTCCCGCATAATAAAGATGCCTGAGACAAAAGAGTATATCATATTGGGAGATTTTAACAGTGATTATAATGCTTACCTGACATTAGAAAACAAGATCAATGACACGCATGGTAAAACGGCATTCAATGATGTGTTGAAAACCAAAATAGGCGACTATCTCGTTGAAGAAGAGGAGATGCTAAAGGCAGACAAAGGTGTACATTATACATTGTGGAAGGAGTTGCCCGTAGATCAGCGTTGGAGTCACAAGTTCTACGGGAAAAAATCCAGTTTGGACCAGATCGTACTTCCCAAACAGATGTTTGATGGTCAAGGGATAGATTATGTCAATAACTCTTTTAAAGTCTTTAAGCGATCTTATTTGTTTACGAGGCGAGGGTACATTAACACATGGGACTATAAAAACGGTAAGCATAGAGGAAAAGGGTACTCTGACCATCTCCCTGTCTATGCCTATTTTGATACAAAGCCTTATGTCGCTGAAAAGAAAAAAAGAGGTGAAAAAAAAGTAGAAAGAAAGAGCATTGAGGATCTCTACAATATAGAAGCCTTGGACGGGAAGATCAAACTTGAAAATGTTGTAGTGGTATTGAAAAGAGGCCGTAATGCTGTAGTGAAACAGCGTATGAACGGACGAGGGATCTACCTGTACGGTTGTGCAGACAGATTGGAGGAGGGACAGAGGTATGACCTGCTTGTAGAAGGTATCAAAACCTATCACGGGTTAAAAGAGATCACCCATGCGTATAGGGTTAAAGATAAGGGTGCAGTAGAGAGTGAAAACTATATGCTCAGAGGTAATGCATTTATATCTAACAGGATACCGCAGAACGAAGTGCTCAAAGAGATCTCGGGTATTTATAAAAATAATTTTTTGTATTTCAATGATACCAAGGTTCCTCTCTATTTTAAAAAGAAGAAACATACCCCTGCAAATGGCAGCCGTCTAAAGATACACTATGCACATCTTGGTTATTATAAGAAGCTACAAGTAGTGATATACAGTAAAAAAGATTTTGAGGTATTGGAGTAA
- the dsbD gene encoding protein-disulfide reductase DsbD has protein sequence MNDLVKKLLLLSLLFSTFATAGFESVLKKQKFLSPDEAFQVSAVLKEDVIETKINMADKIHVYENTLFYRIISPSSVELTVTKPKAHDFDGDMVYENEVLVTIPVKEIVSKVKGDYTLEIEFQGCSDAGICYQPIKKTFDFKGEELGLFDKISKLVKEGNTAKIADILVNESSIFILLLFFIFGLLLSLTPCIFPMIPILSSIIVSQQGGNEKPSVAQAFFTSLVYVVSMALTYTAVGIIAGLVGADIQTAMQTPWVLTLFAAMFVALAFSLFGYYEIGLPASWQSKLSSVSDNAQGKGIVGTAIMGLLSALIVGPCVAPPLGGAVLFISHTGDALLGGAALFIMSIGMGMPLLIVGLGAGKFMPKPGGWMTAVSQTFGVMMLGLGIFMLSRILPESLTMILWALLLIGSALYMGVFNPSSATQGAKKLFQLLAMVFLLYGVSLFIGGISGASSMIRPFERFTQVHTSVANSVSVSVDKKSHRGYSVERLMKEVRESEKPVVVDFGKKSCTACTELEEITFPDPRVQEHLKNFTFIKIDLTDNTDADKALLKKFELFGTPNIIFFDKGNNYLPEKSLTGFIPPEDFATHLESITQ, from the coding sequence AATGATTTAGTCAAAAAGTTACTCTTATTGAGTTTACTTTTCAGTACATTTGCAACTGCAGGGTTTGAGAGTGTATTGAAAAAACAGAAGTTTTTATCACCGGATGAAGCATTTCAAGTGAGTGCTGTACTCAAAGAGGATGTGATAGAAACAAAGATCAATATGGCAGATAAAATCCATGTGTATGAAAACACATTATTTTATAGAATCATTTCTCCCTCTTCTGTTGAACTGACCGTTACAAAACCCAAAGCACATGATTTTGATGGTGATATGGTGTACGAAAATGAGGTACTTGTTACCATCCCTGTAAAAGAGATAGTGTCCAAAGTGAAAGGTGACTACACCCTTGAGATCGAGTTTCAAGGATGTTCAGATGCAGGTATCTGTTATCAGCCCATTAAAAAAACCTTTGATTTCAAAGGCGAAGAACTCGGGCTGTTTGACAAGATATCAAAACTTGTCAAGGAGGGCAATACAGCGAAAATAGCAGATATACTGGTGAATGAAAGTTCCATATTCATTTTACTTCTTTTCTTTATTTTTGGTCTATTGTTATCTTTGACACCATGTATTTTCCCTATGATACCCATCTTGTCTTCGATCATCGTTTCGCAGCAGGGAGGCAATGAAAAACCAAGTGTAGCCCAGGCATTTTTTACCTCTTTGGTCTATGTCGTTTCTATGGCTTTGACCTACACGGCTGTGGGGATCATAGCAGGACTGGTCGGGGCAGATATACAGACTGCGATGCAGACACCTTGGGTCTTGACCCTTTTTGCAGCGATGTTCGTGGCTTTGGCATTTTCCCTTTTCGGATATTATGAGATAGGACTTCCAGCTTCCTGGCAGTCGAAATTAAGCAGTGTAAGTGACAATGCCCAAGGTAAGGGTATCGTGGGTACGGCTATTATGGGATTACTCTCTGCACTGATCGTCGGGCCGTGTGTCGCTCCACCGCTTGGCGGGGCTGTACTGTTCATTTCCCATACGGGTGATGCACTTCTGGGGGGAGCGGCACTGTTCATTATGAGTATCGGTATGGGTATGCCACTGCTTATCGTGGGACTGGGAGCAGGTAAATTTATGCCAAAACCTGGTGGATGGATGACAGCGGTTTCCCAAACGTTTGGTGTGATGATGCTGGGTCTTGGTATTTTTATGCTTTCACGCATACTTCCAGAGAGTCTTACGATGATATTGTGGGCATTGTTGTTGATAGGTTCAGCACTCTATATGGGTGTATTTAATCCTAGCAGTGCCACACAAGGTGCAAAGAAACTGTTCCAGCTATTGGCTATGGTGTTTTTACTCTACGGTGTATCACTCTTCATCGGTGGGATCAGTGGTGCAAGCTCAATGATCAGACCTTTTGAAAGATTCACACAGGTGCATACCAGTGTAGCAAACAGTGTATCTGTGAGTGTAGACAAGAAAAGTCACAGAGGTTATAGTGTTGAACGCCTTATGAAAGAGGTACGTGAGTCAGAGAAGCCTGTGGTGGTGGACTTTGGTAAAAAATCTTGTACTGCATGTACAGAACTCGAAGAGATCACATTTCCAGATCCACGTGTACAGGAACATCTTAAGAACTTCACGTTTATCAAGATAGACCTCACAGACAATACGGATGCAGACAAAGCATTACTAAAGAAGTTTGAACTTTTCGGTACGCCGAACATCATCTTTTTTGACAAAGGAAATAACTACTTGCCTGAAAAAAGTTTGACTGGATTTATTCCTCCTGAAGATTTTGCCACACATTTAGAGAGTATCACGCAGTAA
- a CDS encoding S1 RNA-binding domain-containing protein: MNEKSKNLTINIGEINTLEVSRDTDYGLFLEAKDGNEVLLPNVYVMEDEMPIGALIDVFVYTDSEDRPVATTKIPYAKLGEYGYFTVVDYKSYGAFVNWGLPKDLFVPLSQQKEYFNIGKKYLLRVCLDEQTGRLYGTQKIGKYFNRDMSGLHQNKMLDAIVLAKTPLGFKVVADNQYEGMLFDNEIFEEIRVGDRKKVYIKKVRKDYKLDLSLQPIGKQATISVAEGTILQMLKEAGGTLPFTYKSDAEEIKKVFGMSKKNFKRTLTELIESKQIQLLDNAIVLL; encoded by the coding sequence ATGAATGAAAAATCAAAAAACTTAACGATCAATATTGGTGAGATAAATACTCTAGAAGTCTCCAGAGATACGGACTACGGATTGTTCTTGGAGGCAAAAGATGGCAATGAAGTACTGCTTCCCAATGTCTATGTCATGGAAGATGAGATGCCTATCGGTGCTCTGATAGATGTGTTTGTCTATACCGACAGCGAAGACCGTCCTGTAGCGACCACCAAAATACCTTATGCAAAACTTGGAGAGTATGGCTACTTTACAGTTGTGGACTATAAATCTTATGGGGCATTTGTGAACTGGGGACTTCCAAAAGATCTTTTTGTCCCCCTTTCTCAACAAAAAGAGTATTTTAATATCGGTAAAAAGTATCTTTTACGTGTCTGCCTGGATGAGCAGACAGGTCGTCTTTACGGTACACAGAAAATAGGGAAATATTTCAACAGGGACATGAGCGGCCTGCATCAGAACAAAATGTTGGATGCCATTGTTTTGGCTAAGACACCATTGGGTTTTAAAGTCGTAGCCGATAACCAGTATGAGGGAATGCTTTTTGACAATGAGATCTTTGAAGAGATACGTGTAGGTGACCGTAAAAAAGTCTATATCAAAAAGGTGAGAAAAGACTATAAGCTTGATCTTTCGTTACAGCCCATTGGAAAACAGGCGACGATAAGTGTGGCTGAAGGCACTATCTTGCAAATGCTTAAAGAAGCAGGTGGCACTTTGCCTTTTACCTATAAAAGTGATGCAGAAGAGATCAAAAAGGTCTTTGGCATGAGCAAGAAAAATTTTAAACGTACGTTAACTGAACTGATCGAGAGTAAGCAGATACAACTATTAGATAATGCAATTGTTTTATTGTGA
- a CDS encoding DUF2231 domain-containing protein yields MQLPAISLPKIELPFDIPVLWHPVVDHFIIALPVVILLLELVNLVMRKKAISGMSFFLILFTVLAAVSAYFTGLVDGSEAYPTLNDAAKEALAAHKNLGTYLMLTSWLVLLFKLLSMLTDKSIIRVIYILILIAFVAGIFEQGDEGGELVYKHGLNVEQVKVLDDELFDAQEELDETKEELEEIKASAEAEKEEAIETNSTQSEAKTAVEGAPVEIITESVRIEVKEEAEPLQVEGMPEEMVQPEISTH; encoded by the coding sequence ATGCAGTTACCAGCTATCTCATTACCAAAAATAGAACTTCCGTTTGATATCCCTGTTTTATGGCACCCTGTCGTAGACCATTTCATAATCGCTTTACCTGTTGTGATCCTCTTGTTGGAACTTGTCAATTTAGTGATGAGAAAGAAAGCCATAAGCGGTATGTCTTTCTTTTTGATCCTTTTCACTGTGTTAGCAGCGGTTAGCGCATATTTTACAGGATTGGTGGATGGAAGTGAAGCCTACCCTACATTGAATGATGCTGCGAAAGAAGCCCTTGCTGCGCACAAAAATTTAGGGACTTATCTGATGTTGACATCATGGTTGGTCTTACTCTTTAAACTGCTCTCCATGCTCACAGACAAAAGTATCATAAGAGTCATATATATACTTATTCTTATCGCATTTGTCGCAGGTATCTTTGAACAAGGAGACGAGGGTGGAGAACTTGTGTATAAGCATGGTCTGAATGTTGAACAGGTCAAAGTACTGGATGATGAACTTTTTGATGCTCAAGAGGAACTGGATGAAACCAAAGAGGAGCTGGAAGAGATAAAAGCGTCAGCAGAAGCTGAGAAAGAAGAGGCCATAGAAACAAACAGCACGCAGTCTGAAGCAAAAACAGCGGTAGAGGGTGCACCTGTTGAAATCATCACTGAAAGTGTTAGAATTGAAGTGAAAGAAGAAGCAGAACCACTACAGGTAGAAGGTATGCCAGAAGAGATGGTACAACCGGAAATTTCTACACATTAA
- the hemJ gene encoding protoporphyrinogen oxidase HemJ, whose amino-acid sequence MAYYSWILAFHVMSFVSWMAMLFYLPRLFIYHRENADTKAFTDIVEIQEYKLFKYIGVPAMWATIISGAFMLYLNSGIFSSGGWMHAKLLLLAFLIAYHFSLESIRRTLIDDPHYKSSKYFRIYNEIPTLLMIFIVIMVVVKPF is encoded by the coding sequence ATGGCATATTATAGTTGGATTTTGGCATTTCATGTGATGAGCTTTGTCTCTTGGATGGCAATGTTGTTTTATCTGCCGAGATTGTTCATCTATCATCGTGAAAATGCGGATACAAAAGCATTTACAGATATCGTGGAGATCCAGGAATATAAACTGTTTAAATATATCGGTGTACCGGCTATGTGGGCAACGATCATCTCCGGAGCTTTCATGCTGTATCTGAATTCAGGTATTTTTTCAAGCGGCGGATGGATGCATGCCAAACTGCTGCTTCTTGCTTTCCTTATAGCCTATCACTTCTCTTTGGAGAGTATTCGCAGAACACTTATCGATGATCCACACTATAAAAGCAGCAAATACTTCAGGATTTATAATGAAATACCGACCCTGCTGATGATATTTATCGTTATTATGGTGGTGGTTAAACCCTTTTAA